TTGAAGTTTTCATATCAGACAAATTCAACCAAGAGCTTAGAAAAGATGGCAAAAGAGAGAGCAACAGATGAGAGAGACATTTTCAACATGTTCGATGCCTTGGCTATGCTTGTAGGGGTCGTTTGATATGATGGATAAGCAAAAACAATCCTGAGATAAAAACTTAGTATCGTCTTATCCTTTATCTGATTACTAATCCTTGGATAAGTTATTCCAAGATTAAAAATAGTATCAGGATAACTTATACTTGTCAGAAGGTGGAATAGTAATCCcaggataaaataataaaattgataatCTCAtgattaatacaacataccacATAGTCAATAAGAAACAATACAAGGATTGAAAATACAAGGGAGAGGGGTGAATTGTAGCTGATTTTAAAAACTTAGTTGACTAAGTATGGATTTAGTCGACTAGGCTGTATACAATATTTGACTTTAGTAGAGATAAATGAGATGAACATAAGGTAAAAAGAGACACAataatttttatactggttcagtaccAATGTGGTACCTACGTCCAGTTTtcttgggtcacaagggttctcttTGAGCTTGATAAATGTTTACAGTAGTGATGATTTGTGAACGTTCACTACCGACGTTGTACAACAACTATAATTCTTTGTAGAGTTGACacaactttctttttgcattctACTTCTTCCTATCTTCTGAGATACTTGTAGACTCAGGAATACAATGTTTGTACTAAGGAATATAAATGCTTAGAAACAAATGTTGTAGTTGCGTGTTTAATCCTTGAGTTTGCCCATCCTCTTATAGGCGAGTTTTGAGAGTTGTTGTAGATTGGTCTTTGATTGAGGCCCACAATATTTTACTGATATTTGACTCAAGAGAGGTGCCTCTGATTCCTTCATGAGAGATGAACTGGATTCATTTAATTGCTCCATGCCCGAAATTCAGGGAGTGCACTTGATTtgtttccctttctttttttaatgGCTTTACAGAAAAAGGGGCAACACTCAAATTATCTCCCATTATGTTGTGTTTCCCACTCCATTTTGAATCTCCTATTTTACTGTAAGTATGTCTTCCATTATGTCATTTCACTTTATTTTTGGATCTTCTTCGAGTTACTTCAATTAACAAGACAAAGTGGGTGAGTTAGATTTGTCTtattgtcatcattgaaacttaaGTGTAATAATCTtccccttttgatgatgacaaaacaaacaaataaaacaaaGTAAAAACAGATTGTACTTCCCTTTCATAGCTTAAGATGCATGCTCCCCTGAGTTATTGCTCTAGTTCTGTTACTCCCCCTGAGTTGTTGCTCTGGTTGCTTTGTTTTACTTGCCTCCTTTCTCCCCCTTTGGCATCAATCAAAAAGAATAGAAAAGAGATCGAGTGCAGATAAAATAATCATAATATAGGTCACAAGAAAACTGGTTAGGATAGTAACGTTTATTCATTCAGCAGAGGCATACTGTGATGGTTCCTACAGACCAGTGCAAACAGAAGTACCAAATATACACCCCAAATACAAGTAGCGAACAaaagattatttttttaaaacacacacacacaaccttAGTTTCTCCCCGGGATGTACTTCAGGGTATTGATCATTTTGGTGCAGAAAAAGTCATAAAAGGTATCGATTTCTTTGGTGATTTTGTTCATCTTTTATGTCATAGAGTTGAAAGCCCTGATTCCTTGCCTCCTTGTAGCTCTTATGTCAATCCTGAGCTTAGCCACATATGTGCCTGTTTCTTTGGTGATTTCCCTGATCTTGTCCACTTGTTCTTTCATGGTGGTGAGCATGATTTTTACCTCATCTAGACTTTGCTGAATCTAATGCGGATTAATAGTGGCAGTCGACTGAGGCTCTGTTGGTTAAGTGGGTGCTTCAACCTGTACTAAAGAACTTTCAACCTTGGCACATCTGACCCATCCATTTTCACCTAAGGTGTAACCCATCATAGTAAAGGCTGTCTTATCATAAGTGCTTGTAATGTGCTTAGGTGAAAAAGGTGCCAAATCAACCTTCATGACTTTAAGGATATGTGAAATGAGCAAGCCATAAGGTAAGCAAGCTGTAGAGGAGGATATATCCCTGATACTTTCGAGCATATAATGACGAATCCATACAAACCAGTCAAGTCTTTTATTATTCACAAGACAGTAAAGAACGAAAATGTCTCTAGTAGTCAAGGTGTTGAGAGACCCAGTCCTAGAAAGTAGAGTAGTGGCTATCATATGGGCTAGATTACGGTATTCAAACTTGAGATTTTTAGGACCAATGCCAGGAGGGTTTTCAGAGAGAAAATCTTTCGCTTCTTCTAAATAAACTTCAAAGTCTTTAGGCCAGGAATTTTGTACAAAGACATCATAACCATGAAACTTTGCAGAAAAAATCTTTTCAAATTGATAGGGATCAAGAACAATCTGAGTACCTAACACCATTGATTCTAAATCATCTTTGTCATTCACAAACAGATTTGCGTAAAACTTCCTCACAGGCTCTTCATATACAGAGGTTCCAATATTATCAAACATAGAGGAGAGACATTGAAAATCAAAGATAGCAATTACATCACAGTGTAAACTTTTCATAAGAGGAAGACTTACAGAGCGTCCATAGGCCATAGATTTAGACTTATAAGACTCAAACCTTGATTTTTCACTTGGTCCATATAAGATTAGTTTATCCGCTGGCCCAAAATCTGAGTTTTTCACTTTCACATTCTTGCATGCAGGTCCTTTGGGGGTTTTCTACATTGATCTTTTTCCTGCCCTTTTTTGACTAATAGAAAGTTCCTCCGATGATTCACTGCTTTCATTATCAGCTTTGAGAAGGCTGAATTAAGAGATGATTCAAGGTCAACAGTTTCTTCAGCATTTTGGATTTTCTTAAATCGTCTGTTTCGTCTTGTGGCAGTGGATGAGAGATTTCTTTTCGCCATGGTATAAAAATTTTGTGCGAAGTGATGAAAAATGAGAGATAAAAAGGGTATTTATCTAAGATTGAAGAGGTTCATCGGTTAGAGGAAAAGGTAATTTGGATGAAAATGATTATTCTGGGGAGTTGCTTCGGCGACACAATGTAATAATAACACTTACATTTATTAATTaagaagacaaaaaaatattttataatgatTTCTTTACAAAATAGATATAATACCAATCTTTTTATGCAGTAGACAAAATCTTTCTTCCAAAAGAGGTTTTGTAAAATATCAGCAAGTTGCGATACAGTACCAATGAATTCAAATAAAATATCACCTTTTGCAACATGATCACGAATAAAATGATGTTTAATTTCAATGTGGTTTGCCCTAGAATGATGCACAGAATTTTTTGAAAGACACATAACACTTGTATTATCATAGAATATAGGAGGAGAGGTAAGAGATAAATCATAGTCGAGAAGCTGATGCATGATCCAAAAGATTTGTGTACAACAACTCCCTACAACTAAATATTCTACTTCAGTAGTTGACAGAGCAACACAATTTTGTTTCTTTCTATGCCAGGAAATTAGAGTATTTCCCAGCAATTGGCATGTGCCACTAGTACTTTTCCTGTCAATCCTATCACCTGCAAAATCTGCATCTGAAAAACTTTTTAAGGAGAAATTGTTAGAATGAGCATACAATAGTCCTAATTCAGTGGTCCCAATGAGATATCTAATAATACGTTTAACTGTAgtaagatgagattcctttggagcCGACTGAAATCTTGCACACTTACATACACTGAACATTATGTCTGATCGACTAGCAATGAGATATAATAGTGATCCAATCATTCCTCTATACATCGTTTCATCCACACTTTTTTCAtgtttgtcttcttcaagaaaaGTTGTTGGGCTCATTGGAGTTCCAATAGACTTTGCATTTTCCATGCCAAACATTTTTATGAGTTCcttggtacatttggtttggcTAATGAAAATCCCTTTCGAAAATTGTTGATTTGTAATCCAAGAAAGAATATTAGTTCTCCCATCATTCTCAGTCTTAATTCTCCTTTAATAATATGAGAGAATTCTTTATATAATACAGGGTCAGGACTCCCGAAGAAGATATCGTCAACATAAATTTGAGTAATAAGATTACCTGAATTTGAGTGCTTAATAAATAAAGTTATGTCGATATTACCTCTTTTAAAGCCTTGATTTAGAAGGAATGAGCTTAGTCTTCCATATCAGGCACTAGGAGCTTGCTTGAGTTTGTATAGAGCTTTAGACAGCTTGAATGCATGGTTTGGGAAGCTGGAACTTACAAAAACCAGGAGGTTGTTTCACATATACTTCTTCAGAGATATATCCATTTAAGAACACACTTTTTACATACATTTGAAATAGCTTGAATCCTTTATGAGTAGCAAAAGAAAGTAGTATTCTAAAGGATTCTAATCTTGCTATAGGTGTAAAAGTTTCATCGTAGTCGATTTCTTCTTGCTGAGAGTAACCTTGAGCAACTAGCCTTGCCTTATTACGAACCACTTGCCCGGACTCATTTAGtttatttctgaagacccattaGTTCCTATAGTGGAGtcgtttgatggctttggaacaaaATCCCacactttatttctttcaaattaaTCGAGTTCATCCTTCATAGCTTTGACCCAGTAAACGTCTTTAAGGGCCTCGTTAACCTTTTTTGGCTCAAGTTGCGATATTAAGGACATGTGAGAGTTGATCTTCTGAGATCTTCTAGTAGTGATACCTTCTTGTGGATTTCCAATGATGAACTTGTAAGGATATCCAGGTTCACTTTTCCATTCATTTGGAATATTTGTGATCGCCTGTTCAACAGAAGATGGTTCCTGGAAATCAATGTGTTCTTCAGTTGATTGATTTTGCTGCTCAGTCGACTGATATTGACTGTCTTTTCCTGCAACAACAGACTTTGGAACAATAGATATTTCCTCATctttaggaagttttacattCCTTAAGTGAGTGTTAGTATCTACAAAAACAACATGAATGGATTCCTCAATGTATAGGGTTCTTTTATTAAAGACTATATATGCTCTAATTGAAGGAGAATAACCAAGAAAGATACCTTTGTCactttttggatcaaatttaCCCAAGTTAtctttaccattattgtgaaTGAAATAGTTACatccaaatgggtggaagtaaCTGATGTTGGGTTTCTTACCATTCCACAGTTCATATGGAGTTTTTTGGAGAAGGGGTCGAATCAGACATCTATTGATAATATGACATGCAGTACTTACAACTTCTGCCCAGAAGTGGTGAGACAGAGAATTTTTCACAATCATGGTTCTTGCCATATCTTGTAAAGTTCTGTTCTTACATTCTACCACTCTATTCTGTTAAGGTGATCTTGGCGAAGAGAAGTTGTGAGATATTTCTTGATCATTACAAAAGTTTTCAAAGGCTCTGCTTTCGAACTCTCCTCCATGGTCACTTCTGATAGTAGAAAAGTAATATCCTTTTTCACGCTATATCTTCTTacaaaaaacttcaaaattctttagAGCGTCATCTTTATGACTCAGAAACATAACCCAACTGAAACGAGAGAAATCATCTACGATAACAAAGGTATATTTTCTACCACTAATGCTGGCAGTTCTAGTTGGACCAAATAGATCCATATGCAGGAGTTGAAGGGGTTTAGTAGTAGATACAATGTTTTTGCTTTTAAAGGATGAACGAGTTTGTTTTCCTAATTGACATGCATCACAAATATGATCTTTTaaaaaatctagttttggaagatCAATGACAAGATCGAGGTTAGAGATTTTTTGAATAGTATGCATGCTAGCATGGCCAAACTTTCTGTGCCAAACCCAAGGATCATCAATTATAGAAGCTAGACAAATTTGATTACTAAGACTGTCTATGTTGCTTATAGTATAGATATTTTTGTCTCTATTTCCAGAAAAAATAACTTTACCTGATTCGTCTTCAATAAGCCAACAAGATTTTTTAAAACGAACCTCATAGTCATTGTCGCATAGTTGATTGATACTAAGAAGATTGTAACCAAGTTCATCAACTAGGTATACTTCGTCTACATCACATGTTGAGCTAAGAGGGACTCTTCCAACTCCAATTACATTCCCTTTTGATTTGTCTCCAAATGTGACAGTTCCTCCATCTaatttggtgactgttttgaatattTGTTTGTCACGAGTCATATGTCTGGAACATGCGCTATCAagataccattttccttttctattccGCTTGCGCTGTTCCTACAATAAGAAGTTACttatttttaggtacccaagcttgcttgggtcctgAATGGTTAGTATTCTGAGTGTTAGCTTGATTTGAGGTCTTGGGTCGCCAGACCCATTTCTTGTTGTTCTTAAGCCTGCAATGGTTAGCTAAATGACCAAATTTTCCATAGTAAAAGCATGGGGGGTTATTAGAATTTTCATAGCCTTTCTCTGCTTTCATTCTAAACCTGGAATGATTTAATTTGTGCCCATTTTTAACATAGTGAATACATGAGGAAGGATTTCTAGTTGGAAATTTATGAGGAACAGATTTATTTGATTTAACAGAACTATGACTGGTGGATTTTCGTAATCCActtaattgaagttgaagttcgTTAACTTTCTCTTGAAGCATATACTTCTAATTTCAACTCCcaatctttcttttctctttggatTTTTCGAAGTTCATTTAGAACTTTCTCAATATCTGTAAGAGCAATATAGATAAATTCTTGAAGTTTATGACAATTTGGACATGTAGGAAGACGTACCTCACTTATACCTTCGTCAACCTTGAGAGCAAGTTCACCTGAGTCTTCATCGTTATCATCATTAATGTCCATGAAGCATATGTTGGCAATTTCTTCTTAATCAggttcttcttcatcactccAAGCTCCAAAAGATTTCTTCTTTTCAAAGTTCCTACTAAGTTTCTTTTTCAGTTCGGGACATTCTGCTTGGATGTGTCCATGTTTCCCACACTCATAGCATCTTTCATCATTTTTGTCGTTATCATTGTTCATCTTCTCTTTTCTGAAGTTTGAATAGCCTCTTCTGTTGTATCTGTTCCTCTTCATCATGTCTATTAGCACTTTGGAAAGCATAGCTATGttcatatcttct
The sequence above is drawn from the Nicotiana tabacum cultivar K326 chromosome 13, ASM71507v2, whole genome shotgun sequence genome and encodes:
- the LOC107812720 gene encoding secreted RxLR effector protein 161-like, yielding MFGMENAKSIGTPMSPTTFLEEDKHEKSVDETMYRGMIGSLLYLIASRSDIMFSVCKCARFQSAPKESHLTTVKRIIRYLIGTTELGLLYAHSNNFSLKSFSDADFAGDRIDRKSTSGTCQLLGNTLISWHRKKQNCVALSTTEVEYLVVGSCCTQIFWIMHQLLDYDLSLTSPPIFYDNTSVMCLSKNSVHHSRANHIEIKHHFIRDHVAKAFSKLIMKAVNHRRNFLLVKKGQEKDQCRKPPKDLHARM